The Mucilaginibacter yixingensis genome window below encodes:
- a CDS encoding ATP-binding protein: protein MWGRSEDEVLHLPILEAMPELKAQGIDELLNAVYHGGEKFYFTERPVDLRRGDHLETLYLNFSYEPLYDADGVINGFITIGTDVTEQVNARLALARTEEMLRFSVDAAGAATWHMDIATRSFVFSEGMKSLYGFRAEEEAGYDDLLARVPAPYQQTLKEQVEQTIADGSPYLNEHPVKMPDDRERWVRAIGKRYPGEGKWGAHFSGLVIDITDEKLEDMRKSGFIGMASHELKTPLTSLSAIIQVAGLKLKDSEDAFLKGAMERANNQVKRMTAMINGFLNISRLESGKLIIDKENFDLEALMRDIADEISLTATNHEIELDLCGYLGIRADRDKVGSVISNLLSNAVKYSPPGTTIRVKCGIEGKYVQISVRDEGMGIDAIDIKRLFDRYYRVESSRTKHISGFGIGLYLCSEIIKQHGGKIWAESTLGQGSTFYFTLPLIG, encoded by the coding sequence TTGTGGGGGCGTAGCGAGGATGAAGTGTTACACTTACCCATTTTGGAAGCCATGCCAGAGCTGAAAGCCCAGGGCATTGATGAGCTACTAAATGCCGTGTATCACGGCGGAGAAAAGTTTTATTTTACAGAGCGCCCGGTTGATTTGCGGCGTGGCGATCATCTGGAAACGCTTTATCTCAATTTCTCTTATGAACCGCTTTATGATGCCGATGGTGTTATTAACGGTTTTATTACTATTGGAACCGATGTAACCGAACAGGTAAATGCCCGCCTGGCCCTGGCCCGTACAGAAGAAATGCTGCGCTTTTCTGTGGACGCAGCCGGCGCCGCTACCTGGCACATGGATATAGCTACCCGCAGCTTTGTTTTTTCTGAAGGCATGAAGAGCCTTTATGGCTTTCGTGCGGAAGAAGAGGCCGGTTACGATGATTTGCTTGCCCGTGTGCCTGCTCCCTACCAACAAACATTAAAGGAGCAGGTAGAACAAACTATTGCAGACGGTAGCCCCTACCTGAATGAGCACCCGGTTAAAATGCCCGATGATCGTGAGCGCTGGGTACGCGCCATTGGCAAACGCTATCCAGGAGAAGGCAAATGGGGCGCCCACTTCTCTGGTTTGGTGATAGACATAACTGATGAAAAGCTAGAAGATATGCGCAAGAGCGGATTCATTGGCATGGCCAGCCATGAGTTGAAGACGCCATTAACCTCGTTAAGCGCCATTATACAGGTGGCCGGCTTGAAGCTAAAAGACAGTGAGGACGCATTTTTAAAAGGGGCCATGGAACGCGCTAACAACCAGGTAAAACGCATGACGGCCATGATTAACGGCTTTCTGAACATCTCGCGACTGGAATCGGGCAAACTCATTATCGATAAAGAGAACTTTGACCTGGAAGCATTGATGAGAGACATTGCCGACGAGATCTCGCTCACAGCAACCAATCATGAAATTGAGCTTGACTTGTGCGGTTACCTCGGCATCAGGGCAGATCGCGATAAGGTTGGCTCAGTGATATCAAACCTACTTAGTAATGCGGTAAAATACTCGCCTCCGGGTACCACCATCCGTGTAAAATGTGGCATCGAAGGCAAGTATGTACAAATCAGCGTGCGCGATGAAGGCATGGGCATTGATGCCATTGACATTAAACGTTTGTTTGACCGTTACTATCGCGTAGAATCCAGTCGCACCAAGCACATTTCTGGCTTTGGCATCGGGCTGTATCTCTGTTCAGAAATCATCAAACAACATGGCGGCAAAATCTGGGCCGAGAGCACGCTGGGCCAGGGATCAACCTTTTATTTTACGCTGCCGCTGATAGGGTAA
- a CDS encoding undecaprenyl-diphosphate phosphatase — MTTFQAIILAIIEGLTEFLPVSSTGHMIIASSLMGIGEDNFVKLFEIVIQLGAILSVVILYFKRFFRSFDFYVKLVVAVIPALIFGALFNHKIKEMMGNPLIPATTFIVGGVILLFVDKWFNKVEVEEEKNINLPTALKIGFFQCLAMIPGVSRSGASIVGGMSMKLSRKAAAEFSFFLAVPTMLAATAKDILDYYKDGGFKGANLHQEISLLLIGSAVAFVVALLAIRSFITFLEKKGFQLFGVYRIIIGVVIIALYYSGHLGAFKG, encoded by the coding sequence ATGACTACTTTTCAAGCGATCATCCTCGCTATTATTGAGGGTTTGACCGAGTTTTTGCCTGTATCATCTACCGGGCATATGATCATAGCCAGCTCCCTGATGGGTATTGGCGAAGACAATTTTGTAAAGCTGTTTGAAATTGTGATCCAACTGGGCGCCATCCTTTCGGTGGTGATCCTGTACTTCAAACGCTTTTTCCGTTCGTTCGATTTTTATGTAAAGCTGGTGGTGGCCGTTATCCCGGCATTGATCTTTGGCGCTTTGTTTAACCACAAGATCAAAGAGATGATGGGTAACCCATTAATCCCCGCTACCACCTTTATTGTGGGTGGTGTTATCCTGTTGTTTGTTGACAAATGGTTTAACAAGGTAGAAGTTGAAGAAGAAAAGAATATCAACCTGCCAACCGCATTAAAAATCGGTTTCTTCCAGTGTTTGGCCATGATTCCGGGTGTATCACGTTCTGGTGCATCAATTGTAGGCGGTATGTCTATGAAGCTGAGCCGTAAGGCCGCTGCCGAATTCTCATTCTTCCTGGCGGTGCCTACCATGCTGGCAGCTACTGCTAAAGATATTTTAGACTACTATAAAGACGGTGGCTTTAAAGGCGCTAACCTGCACCAGGAAATCTCTCTGCTGCTGATTGGCAGTGCCGTAGCGTTTGTGGTGGCATTACTGGCTATCCGCTCGTTTATCACCTTCCTGGAGAAGAAAGGCTTCCAACTATTTGGTGTTTACCGTATCATCATCGGCGTGGTTATTATTGCGCTGTATTATTCTGGCCACTTAGGTGCGTTTAAGGGATAA
- the dapB gene encoding 4-hydroxy-tetrahydrodipicolinate reductase, translating to MKIALLGYGKMGRIIEKIAIDRKNEIVLKIDENNAHELTTENLKKADVAIEFSIPDTVLGHIDACFKANVPIVVGTTGWYGHLQRIKDDCVDGGHTLLYASNFSVGVNVFFHVNKILAKLMNNYPYYDVQVEEIHHTQKLDSPSGTAITIAEGIIDGLADKKEWVNELVDAGASAQEVVKPDQVLIESLRVENVPGTHTVIYDSEVDTIEFKHTAHNRNGFALGAVLAAEWVQGKKGFYSVKDMFNFSL from the coding sequence ATGAAAATTGCATTGTTAGGCTACGGCAAAATGGGCCGTATTATTGAAAAAATCGCCATAGATCGCAAAAACGAGATCGTACTGAAAATAGACGAAAATAACGCGCACGAACTGACTACCGAAAACCTGAAAAAGGCCGATGTAGCCATTGAGTTTAGCATCCCCGATACCGTACTTGGTCATATTGACGCATGTTTTAAAGCCAATGTGCCTATTGTTGTTGGCACCACCGGTTGGTACGGGCATTTGCAGCGTATAAAAGATGATTGCGTTGACGGCGGCCACACCCTGCTTTATGCATCGAACTTTAGCGTTGGGGTAAACGTGTTTTTCCACGTTAACAAAATTTTAGCTAAGCTGATGAACAACTATCCGTACTATGATGTGCAGGTAGAAGAAATTCATCATACCCAAAAGCTCGATTCGCCAAGTGGTACAGCTATTACCATCGCCGAAGGCATTATTGATGGGTTAGCAGACAAAAAGGAATGGGTAAACGAGCTGGTTGATGCCGGCGCTTCTGCACAAGAGGTGGTAAAACCAGACCAGGTATTGATTGAATCATTACGGGTAGAAAACGTACCGGGCACACATACTGTAATTTATGACTCTGAGGTAGATACCATTGAGTTTAAGCATACCGCGCACAACCGTAACGGTTTTGCGTTAGGCGCCGTATTGGCTGCCGAGTGGGTGCAAGGCAAAAAAGGATTCTACTCGGTTAAAGATATGTTTAACTTTAGCCTGTAA
- a CDS encoding DUF5683 domain-containing protein, protein MTKLLLTFILIAGLALTAAAQKPDTLKRTKATVTDSLNHRADSLQSKPFKPGLLSKKDKIIIPDTLHSPHKAVIRSLIIPGWGQAYNHHYWKIPLIYGALGSLGYYIWYNERDYQGFLAVAKYQRDPNYTNAKYNNYIQQYAKYPNASIVNQKDYSLRSRDLCILGFLLSWGVNCIDAYVFAKFKHSYSMDNNLSDVHISGGLLNNPLSPVYAANFNTFTPAIKLTITLR, encoded by the coding sequence ATGACTAAATTACTGCTCACTTTTATATTGATTGCAGGCCTGGCCCTCACGGCCGCCGCACAAAAGCCAGATACGCTAAAGCGTACCAAAGCTACAGTGACGGATAGCCTGAACCACAGGGCAGATTCGCTCCAGTCTAAACCATTTAAACCCGGGCTGCTTTCTAAGAAGGATAAGATAATTATTCCAGATACGCTGCACAGTCCGCACAAGGCGGTTATCCGCTCATTGATTATTCCGGGTTGGGGACAGGCCTATAATCATCATTATTGGAAAATTCCCCTTATTTATGGTGCCTTAGGTTCATTAGGATATTATATCTGGTATAACGAGCGAGACTACCAGGGTTTTTTGGCGGTAGCAAAATACCAGCGAGATCCTAATTATACCAACGCCAAGTATAATAACTATATCCAACAATACGCCAAGTACCCTAACGCATCTATCGTCAATCAAAAAGATTACTCACTGCGTAGTCGCGATTTATGTATCCTGGGCTTCCTGCTCTCCTGGGGCGTTAACTGTATAGATGCTTATGTGTTTGCCAAGTTCAAGCACTCATATTCTATGGATAATAACCTGAGCGATGTTCACATCAGCGGCGGTTTGTTGAATAATCCGCTCAGTCCGGTTTATGCGGCAAATTTTAATACCTTTACGCCTGCCATAAAACTCACCATTACACTAAGATGA
- a CDS encoding ABC transporter permease, which yields MEEFEESSSAKKTKTIYISTVFGISMVLLMVGLLGLILVHANNLSKYVKENIVLNVFVDESARDADVQQLQHQLENHPFVKQSTFVTKEEAARNLQKDLGEDFVKFLGYNPLSESLDVYLKAEYADNEHIAMFKAQLLKNPIVKEIKYQQSLVDQMNHNLAAITLIILAFAAIFVVVSVGLINNTIRLAIYSQRFIIKSMQLVGATRSFIRKPFILYGIWHGLLGALIAIIILMGTLYLANTTIPELVVLQNYAEFGMVFLIVIGLGILISGLSTWLAVNKFLRSKIISLYR from the coding sequence ATGGAAGAATTTGAGGAAAGCTCATCAGCAAAAAAAACCAAAACCATCTACATATCAACTGTATTTGGCATCTCGATGGTATTGCTGATGGTGGGCCTGCTGGGCCTTATTCTGGTGCATGCCAACAACTTATCTAAATACGTTAAAGAAAACATCGTACTGAACGTTTTTGTTGACGAAAGCGCACGCGATGCCGATGTGCAGCAACTGCAGCACCAGCTGGAAAACCACCCTTTTGTAAAGCAATCTACTTTTGTTACTAAAGAAGAAGCTGCCCGCAACCTGCAGAAAGATCTGGGCGAAGATTTTGTAAAGTTTTTGGGTTACAACCCACTGTCAGAATCACTGGATGTGTATCTGAAGGCCGAGTATGCCGATAACGAGCATATTGCCATGTTTAAAGCGCAGTTGCTTAAAAACCCTATTGTTAAGGAGATCAAATACCAGCAATCACTGGTAGATCAGATGAACCATAACCTGGCTGCTATTACGCTGATTATTTTGGCCTTTGCCGCTATATTTGTGGTGGTTTCTGTGGGGCTGATTAACAATACCATCCGCCTGGCTATTTACTCACAGCGTTTCATTATCAAATCTATGCAGTTGGTGGGGGCTACCCGCTCTTTCATCCGCAAACCGTTTATTTTATATGGTATATGGCATGGCCTGCTGGGCGCGCTGATAGCCATTATTATACTGATGGGTACGCTATACCTGGCCAATACCACCATACCAGAACTGGTGGTGCTACAAAATTATGCCGAGTTTGGCATGGTGTTTTTAATTGTTATTGGCCTGGGTATCCTGATATCTGGCCTGAGCACCTGGCTGGCCGTAAACAAATTCCTTCGTTCAAAAATCATTAGTTTATACAGATAA
- a CDS encoding PAS domain-containing protein, which yields MSGSIRLNSDALLAILNLSKDATAIYTGADIVVQMANDAMISYWGKDRSIIGKPLLEAVPELAGQPFIGLLQDVWRTGKTYEARDTSAELKIDGKLTTFYFDFAYRALLNELGETYAILHTTTDVTESVQNRHALEEVRRAEVARTRALRESELNLRLVIQQAPVAIAISAGRNILLRLPIVTPLRCGGVARMKCYTYPFWKPCQS from the coding sequence ATGTCCGGATCCATCCGCCTCAACAGTGATGCGCTGCTTGCTATTCTCAATCTCTCTAAAGACGCCACGGCTATTTACACCGGTGCGGATATTGTAGTGCAGATGGCTAACGATGCCATGATTAGCTATTGGGGGAAAGACCGTTCTATTATTGGCAAACCCTTGCTGGAGGCCGTGCCCGAACTGGCAGGGCAGCCCTTTATTGGTCTGCTACAGGATGTTTGGCGCACCGGTAAAACCTACGAAGCCCGGGATACTTCTGCCGAGCTGAAGATTGATGGTAAATTAACAACCTTCTACTTTGATTTTGCTTACCGCGCCCTGCTTAATGAGCTCGGCGAAACCTATGCCATACTGCACACTACAACCGATGTGACCGAAAGTGTACAAAACCGCCATGCCCTTGAAGAAGTGCGCCGAGCCGAAGTTGCCCGTACCCGGGCCTTACGTGAGAGTGAATTGAACTTGCGACTGGTGATACAACAAGCCCCGGTGGCCATTGCCATCTCCGCGGGCCGCAATATATTACTGAGATTGCCAATCGTCACGCCCTTACGTTGTGGGGGCGTAGCGAGGATGAAGTGTTACACTTACCCATTTTGGAAGCCATGCCAGAGCTGA
- a CDS encoding amidohydrolase, translating to MKKLFTLIIALLTLQLQLHAQQANLILTGGNIITLKQKGSRAQAIAMADGKILATGTDAEVMKYAGKQTKIIKLNGKTVVPGFNDVHQHPAALYPFEAPYASLELDTVSSMKNLIALIKRKAAITPKGMLIRGVGYNETALGGQPIRDSLDKATTDHPVLISHVSGHLSAANSYLMDRAGITDTTKDPAGGLFERYQGTNKPDGICKESAAGYLHRAKITTPPQPTPEEEMNGYRLYFNKVLASGVTSIGDAHTSPDRVEIYRKLVAEHFPIRVNAIIWWEYLDQVLSGKIPRTETDYLRIASVKVIHGNSLSGKTCWLNEPYDMINPVTGKRDYYGIPPARSQAALDSLFAKIHNFGWQIACHSNGDREIDMVISAIEKAQKANPRPDPRHRIEHCSLTTQKIMDNIKKDGIIPVFHCYMYELGEKMLVYGPDRLKMLHPTKTAQDMGIVYALHSDAPISPYQAMPRLGSAVTRKTKEGVVVGANQCIDAEDAIKAYTYGGAYTTFEEKKKGSLLPGYLADMVVLDADPTKIDPDQIRNIKVNTTIVGGSVVYQAK from the coding sequence CAGCTACAGTTACATGCCCAACAGGCTAACCTGATCTTAACCGGCGGCAACATCATCACCTTGAAACAAAAAGGCAGCCGCGCCCAGGCCATTGCCATGGCCGACGGTAAAATACTGGCTACCGGCACCGATGCCGAAGTGATGAAGTATGCTGGCAAGCAAACTAAAATCATCAAGCTTAACGGCAAAACGGTGGTACCTGGTTTTAATGATGTGCACCAGCACCCTGCTGCACTTTACCCCTTCGAGGCACCTTATGCATCGTTAGAACTGGATACAGTAAGCTCCATGAAAAACCTGATCGCTCTGATTAAACGCAAAGCGGCCATTACTCCTAAAGGCATGCTTATCCGTGGCGTGGGATATAACGAGACTGCACTAGGCGGCCAGCCTATTCGCGATAGCCTGGATAAAGCCACTACAGATCACCCGGTGCTGATCAGTCACGTAAGCGGGCATCTTTCTGCCGCCAACTCTTACCTGATGGATCGGGCGGGCATTACTGATACTACTAAAGATCCGGCTGGCGGTCTGTTTGAACGCTACCAGGGCACTAACAAACCCGATGGCATTTGTAAAGAATCTGCCGCAGGTTACCTGCATCGCGCTAAGATCACTACCCCGCCGCAGCCAACACCCGAGGAGGAGATGAACGGCTATCGCCTGTATTTTAACAAAGTACTGGCCAGCGGCGTTACCAGTATTGGCGATGCACATACTTCGCCAGACAGGGTGGAGATTTACCGCAAACTGGTGGCAGAGCATTTCCCTATTCGTGTAAACGCCATCATTTGGTGGGAATATTTGGACCAGGTGCTGAGTGGCAAGATCCCTCGTACAGAGACTGACTACCTGCGCATTGCATCGGTAAAAGTAATCCACGGCAACTCGCTAAGCGGCAAAACCTGTTGGCTGAACGAGCCTTATGACATGATTAACCCGGTTACCGGTAAGCGCGATTATTATGGCATTCCGCCAGCCCGCAGTCAGGCCGCACTGGATAGCTTGTTTGCCAAAATCCACAATTTTGGCTGGCAGATTGCCTGCCACTCCAATGGCGACCGCGAGATTGATATGGTTATTTCGGCTATTGAAAAAGCGCAAAAGGCAAACCCGCGTCCAGACCCGCGTCATCGTATTGAACATTGCAGCCTGACAACACAGAAGATAATGGACAACATTAAGAAAGACGGTATTATCCCGGTGTTCCATTGTTATATGTATGAGCTGGGCGAGAAAATGCTGGTTTACGGTCCCGATAGATTAAAAATGCTGCACCCAACTAAAACCGCGCAGGATATGGGCATTGTTTACGCGCTGCACTCAGATGCGCCAATTTCGCCCTACCAGGCCATGCCGCGCCTGGGCAGCGCCGTTACCCGCAAAACCAAAGAGGGCGTGGTAGTTGGTGCCAACCAATGTATTGATGCCGAGGATGCCATTAAGGCCTATACCTACGGCGGCGCTTACACCACTTTTGAAGAAAAGAAAAAAGGCAGTTTGCTACCCGGCTACCTTGCAGATATGGTGGTACTGGATGCAGACCCAACCAAAATTGATCCGGACCAGATCCGTAACATTAAAGTAAATACTACCATTGTTGGTGGTAGCGTGGTGTATCAGGCGAAGTAA
- the lepB gene encoding signal peptidase I, whose product MNNVVILLFVVLYVIIPFIGLYKMFEKAGEAGWKGVVPLYNAWVMMELSGKRKWWFILMLVPVVNILAIISIVTDFVKSFGKFRLREQAAAILFPFIAFYKWGTDKDTKYLGKAASDSFKERHKLSLKKSSGREWTEAIIFAVVAATLIRTFFIEAYTIPTPSMERSLLVGDFLFVSKVNYGARTPMTPVAFPFAHHTMPLIGTKAYWDGLELPYYRLPGLSEVKKGDVVVFNYPMEADSPFNRPVDKRENYIKRCQGTPGDTLSVVNSQVFVNGKAAENPPESQIQYTIVNASAAAYGLNPKLLDDLHISIYEGDTLATMTKASAATLRTYPDVKAVNPVIAPKGVADYQTFPQDPKHYKWNADNYGPVIIPKKGWTVKLDSLTIPIYYRAIKVYEGNKVEQKDKNTLYINGAKADTYTFKMNYYWMMGDNRHDSLDSRYWGFVPEDHIVGKALFVWMSWDDNASFIHKIRWSRLFMPIHAY is encoded by the coding sequence GTGAACAACGTTGTAATTCTGCTCTTCGTCGTTTTATACGTCATTATACCGTTTATTGGTCTTTATAAAATGTTTGAGAAGGCTGGCGAAGCTGGCTGGAAAGGCGTTGTTCCGCTCTATAATGCCTGGGTGATGATGGAGCTGAGTGGTAAACGCAAATGGTGGTTTATACTGATGCTGGTCCCGGTGGTAAACATTCTGGCCATCATTAGCATTGTTACTGATTTTGTAAAATCATTCGGTAAGTTCAGGCTTCGTGAGCAGGCCGCCGCCATTCTGTTCCCGTTTATTGCCTTTTACAAATGGGGGACCGATAAAGACACCAAATACCTGGGTAAAGCTGCCAGTGATTCTTTCAAAGAGCGTCATAAACTAAGTCTTAAAAAATCATCGGGCCGTGAGTGGACCGAGGCTATTATTTTTGCCGTGGTTGCCGCAACGCTGATCCGTACATTCTTTATTGAGGCTTATACTATTCCTACGCCATCAATGGAACGCTCGCTGCTGGTGGGCGATTTCCTGTTTGTAAGCAAGGTAAACTACGGCGCGCGCACGCCAATGACGCCTGTTGCATTTCCGTTTGCGCATCATACCATGCCGTTAATTGGTACCAAAGCTTATTGGGATGGCCTGGAGTTACCATACTACCGTTTGCCAGGATTGAGCGAGGTGAAAAAAGGTGACGTAGTAGTATTTAACTACCCTATGGAAGCCGACTCGCCATTTAACCGACCGGTAGACAAACGCGAAAACTACATTAAACGCTGTCAGGGTACCCCGGGCGATACGCTTTCGGTTGTTAACTCGCAGGTTTTTGTAAACGGTAAGGCTGCCGAAAACCCACCCGAGAGTCAAATTCAATACACTATAGTTAATGCCAGTGCTGCCGCTTACGGCTTAAACCCAAAGTTGCTGGATGATCTGCATATCAGTATTTACGAAGGTGATACGCTGGCAACCATGACCAAAGCATCCGCCGCTACGCTGCGTACTTACCCGGATGTAAAAGCAGTTAACCCGGTTATAGCCCCTAAAGGTGTTGCTGATTACCAGACTTTTCCACAAGACCCAAAACATTACAAATGGAATGCTGATAATTATGGTCCGGTAATTATCCCAAAAAAAGGGTGGACCGTTAAATTGGATAGTTTGACCATCCCAATCTACTATCGCGCCATCAAAGTTTACGAAGGTAACAAGGTAGAACAGAAAGATAAAAACACACTCTACATAAACGGTGCTAAGGCTGATACCTATACCTTTAAAATGAACTACTACTGGATGATGGGCGATAACCGCCATGACTCGCTCGACTCGCGTTACTGGGGTTTTGTGCCAGAAGATCACATCGTAGGTAAAGCCCTCTTTGTTTGGATGAGTTGGGATGACAACGCCAGCTTTATCCACAAAATAAGATGGAGCAGGCTGTTCATGCCGATACACGCTTATTGA
- a CDS encoding DUF3098 domain-containing protein → MALKTTPSSPIKRSGATAANPVQEPVNLLYDKGNYTWLGISVLVVAFGFVLMSGNTDIYSTTKIVIAPILVLAGFGLGFYALLKKPATK, encoded by the coding sequence ATGGCACTAAAAACTACGCCGTCATCCCCTATTAAGCGCAGTGGCGCTACCGCCGCCAACCCTGTACAGGAGCCCGTTAACCTACTTTATGATAAAGGCAACTACACCTGGCTGGGCATCAGCGTACTGGTGGTAGCCTTTGGCTTTGTGCTGATGAGCGGTAATACCGACATTTACAGCACTACAAAAATCGTCATTGCACCTATTTTGGTGCTGGCCGGCTTTGGTTTAGGCTTTTACGCGTTACTTAAAAAACCAGCCACCAAATAA